GTCACACCGGTTACGTGAGCACTGTGGCTGTATCACCTGATGGTTCTCTTTGTGCAAGTGGAGGCAAAGACGGTGTTGTTTTGCTGTGGGATTTGGCTGAGGGGAAGAAGCTTTACTCTCTTGAAGCTAACTCTGTGATCCATGCTCTTTGCTTCAGTCCCAACAGGTACTGGCTCTGTGCTGCAACTGAACATGGTATTAAGATTTGGGACCTTGAGAGCAAGAGCATTGTTGAGGATTTGAAGGTTGATCTCAAGGCTGAGGCTGAAAAGGCTGACAACAGTGGTCCTGCTGCCACCAAGAGGAAGGTACACAAATATTTTCCCATGATGGTTCAATCATATGCTTTTAATCGATTACAAGTTTTCAGCTTTTGTATAGGAAGAATTTTCTGTAGTTGGTTATGATGTTGATTATGACTTGTGATTAAGTATTACCCATAGCTGAGTATATCATAATTCGTAATGTTGGTCTGTTATTGAAAATGTGAAAGTTCGTAAAAAGTTTCTTACATGGATTATTCTATTCAAATGCTACACGATGATATATGTAAATGGTCTTCTACACTTGGTTTCAGTTTCAGATTCTGCAATTATGTTTGCTTGAATTACCATTCCGTTTGGAGACTTAGGctctctatcttctttatctGTTTTAATCTTCCATATATAGCAATTACCATAATTGTGTTTTCGCCCCAGTTTGAGCCTAAATTGTCAATTAAGGTTGTCTTTTAATGGTTTTGTGTGTCCATACTCATTGATTACCTGACATTTCTTGTTAGGATCATAGTAGTAGTAATATTTTTCTCCTGATACATAGCCCTTTGTTTGTTGTGTAATAGTACATGTAAATAACCATGGAAAGTGACTGAattcaatttgtttgttgattggGTCAGGTTATTTACTGCACAAGCCTTAACTGGAGCGCTGATGGAAGCACCCTCTTCAGTGGTTACACCGATGGAGTCATTAGAGTTTGGGGTATTGGTCGTTACTAGTAATCTCATCACTTGTGCTGTCGTTGCTCTCTGCTATCTGCTTGTTGGTTTTATCTATCACTTATGTTTTTATCGACAACTCATGAAGTACCTTGAGGTTTTTGGAAGgatgtttgttttcttgtcaatctaggtttttgcttctttatctTATCGTTCGAGATCTTGGTTTTTAGAGTTACTTCTCCCATTTTGTGGCAAATGATTCCCATTAATAATATAGCGAAATGGTGGAATAGCGGAATTCTCTAAAATTTGTAACTTTATCCAATATGACAGATGAACCAAATGATTTTTAACATGTAATAAACTACTGATTTGCAACGAACTAAGAAGGTTATAGACATGAACATACTATCTTTGGAAATGGACATGAACTGCCGCTATTACTGCTGCTTCCTTCGACCAACGAAATTTCGCCACATAGACTGGTAAAGTCGAACAGCCGCTATTACTGCTGATGTGGCATCTGTCGTATTTTAATCACTCCCGCCATTGCCTTTTCGcgctaagtttttttttttacttatgcTTTTTTACTCTAGactggaaaaacaaaacaaaaaaggctataaaaagaaaaataaagaagacaaattcgcaagaaccctaaaaagaagaagataagaaatcGGAAATGGGCATCAAGGACCTTCTCAGATTCATGAAACCTTATATCCTTCCCATTCACATCCAGAAATACGCCGGGAAACGAGTAATTTTCTCCGACTTGTTTTCTTAATGTTCTCCATTTCCTTCTCGATTTTAGTTTCCGTTAATCGTTCTGGGTAAATCTCCattaaaaatcaagtttttaaaTGATGGGCTTACACATTTTTGTATGTCCAGGTGGGAATCGATGCTTATTCATGGCTACACAAAGGAGGTAATCTTCCTGCTCTTAAATCTCCAGAACTGTTTTATCTGTTAGTAAACCGTGTAATTGCAATGAAACCAAAcgaataaatatattattgaatATGGATATCAATTGAAGCAATTTCGAGCTGAGAGTAATCTATTTACTGGGTGGTTTTCAAATTCATGACTTGATGGAAAACTTTTTCTACAGCATACTCATGTAGTATGGAGTTGTGTTTAGACACTgatgggaagaagaagctgaggtACATTGATTACTTTATGCATAGAGTCAACCTTCTTCAACACTATGAGATCATTCCTGTCGTTGTTCTCGATGGTGGTAATATGCCCTGCAAGGCTGCCACTGGTGATGAACGTCATAGGCAAGTCTCTCTAGTTTGATTTGATCTTATTTGGTTCATCCTCCtttatgaattttttcttttaactaagcttttggtattttgttttgattatcaGGAAGCGAAAGGCTAACTTTGACGCTGCAATGGTGAAGCTGAAGGAAGGGAATGTCGCAGCAGCTACTGAGCTTTTTCAGGTGCTTACTTCTTATTTCAGTGGCTTCGGTCTATAAAATGTATAATAGTAACTATCACTGTTAATTAGCAGCTACAGAGCATTTTCAGGTGCTTAgttcttttcatttcaatgGCTTAGATCTTTAAGTTGTGTAAGTATTTGCCTATTGAGTTTCTATAGCTCCAGGACTAGTCTGTGTTTAGAAAGACATTATTACACGCTGCTTTTTTCTGTATGTCTTTCGTGTCAATTTTAAACCAGTTCCCAAGATCCTTCAGAGATAATATGTTCCTCTTGAATCTTATGTCTAGTTTGGCAGTCCTGGTGTGTTGGTTTGTGAGTTTCGTTAGTAATTTTTATCATGTACTCTGCTTTATTAGATTTTGGTCGAGACTATGATATTGTGTGAGCTCATGCCTATTTTCATCACGATTGCAGAGAGCAGTTAGTGTAACATCATCCATGGCTCATCAATTGATTCAGgtataaaattgtttattaaaTGAGTACCTTTTCTTAGGGAAATATGAATCATCTCTAGGGCCCTAACAACTTCTCAGGTTCTGAAATCAGAAAACGTCGAATTTATTGTAGCTCCCTATGAGGCTGATGCTCAGCTAGCATACCTATCCAGCCTCGAACTGGAACAAGGCGGGATTGCTGCTGTTATAACCGAAGACAGCGATTTACTTGCATATGGCTGCAAAGCTGTAAGATATTGTTTTCTcacacaaataaaaaccaaGTTCATGATTAGTGTTTTAAGAGCATTGTATGATATGTTTCCCCAACTTCTGTATGGAAAAAGGTTATCTTTAAGATGGACCGCTATGGTAAAGGAGAGGAACTAGTTCTAGATAATGTTTTTCAAGCTGTTGATCAAAAGCCTTCCTTCCAGAATTTTGATCAAGAGCTATTCACTGGTTAGTATCATAGTATTGTTGAATTCTCCCAAATTACAGTGATACATTTGTGTTGCTGATTGTTCTTGGTTTGGCCTTTTTTCAGCAATGTGCGTATTGGCGGGCTGTGATTTTCTCCCCTCGGTTCCTGGTGTTGGTATTTCAAGAGCTCATGCATTCATCTCCAAGTACCAGAGTGTAGAACTCGTAAGCATTTACTTTGACAAACCCTTGTTTCTCCCATCGCTAAAAGAAAAGCCTAAGACATTCAAATGTTGGAATGATACTATAGGTTTTGTCATTTCTCAAGACAAAAAAAGGCAAACTAGTTCCTGATGATTATTCCAGCTCTTTCACGGAAGCAGTTTCAGTTTTTCAGCACGCACGTGTGTAAGTAACTTTGGTCTCAGTCAGGTGTTGCTAGACTCCATGGTTCGTTTCTTACTTTTTCCCTTTAATTGAATCTGTTGCAGATATGACTTTGACGCTAAGAAGCTCAAGCACTTGAAACCCCTCTCCCACAACCTCCTGAATTTACCAGTTGAACAACTTGAGTTCCTGGGACCGTATCCTTTTTCATATTCTCCCTCAAATATTTCAATCTTCTCTTAATAGGCAAAAGCAGAGCATTCAACCATTCTAATCACATAATaagaccagaaaaaaaaaaaaaaaagaactatcACATAAAAGTCCACTTGATTATTTTGCAGTTCTGTTCTCTTTGACACATTAAACTTATCA
This sequence is a window from Arabidopsis thaliana chromosome 1 sequence. Protein-coding genes within it:
- a CDS encoding 5'-3' exonuclease family protein (5'-3' exonuclease family protein; FUNCTIONS IN: DNA binding, catalytic activity, nuclease activity; INVOLVED IN: DNA repair; LOCATED IN: cellular_component unknown; EXPRESSED IN: 22 plant structures; EXPRESSED DURING: 14 growth stages; CONTAINS InterPro DOMAIN/s: XPG conserved site (InterPro:IPR019974), XPG N-terminal (InterPro:IPR006085), DNA repair protein (XPGC)/yeast Rad (InterPro:IPR006084), 5'-3' exonuclease, C-terminal subdomain (InterPro:IPR020045), Helix-hairpin-helix motif, class 2 (InterPro:IPR008918), XPG/RAD2 endonuclease (InterPro:IPR006086); BEST Arabidopsis thaliana protein match is: 5'-3' exonuclease family protein (TAIR:AT1G29630.2); Has 2139 Blast hits to 2052 proteins in 399 species: Archae - 267; Bacteria - 71; Metazoa - 522; Fungi - 572; Plants - 187; Viruses - 16; Other Eukaryotes - 504 (source: NCBI BLink).) produces the protein MGIKDLLRFMKPYILPIHIQKYAGKRVGIDAYSWLHKGAYSCSMELCLDTDGKKKLRYIDYFMHRVNLLQHYEIIPVVVLDGGNMPCKAATGDERHRQRKANFDAAMVKLKEGNVAAATELFQRAVSVTSSMAHQLIQVLKSENVEFIVAPYEADAQLAYLSSLELEQGGIAAVITEDSDLLAYGCKAVIFKMDRYGKGEELVLDNVFQAVDQKPSFQNFDQELFTAMCVLAGCDFLPSVPGVGISRAHAFISKYQSVELVLSFLKTKKGKLVPDDYSSSFTEAVSVFQHARVYDFDAKKLKHLKPLSHNLLNLPVEQLEFLGPDLSPSVAVAIAEGNVDPITMKAFNHFSVSRKPLKTPVRSFKEQEKGSSFLVCSLSKSEEIIELKRTADEAMIDPEAIVKKKMYSKQDSDLYKLLAQPNRDQVVTRPSNPSLIPDNNPFKIRKTDEINLEIAEYGVQELADSFVTKSKAVDVASSSPNSHEHEDQKECVTIDLSKLDAAGIKQDSEKNRVKETFETTEVDLAEVQDHVNMTTKRVRGTKPRTENFKVKTSCKSSENNKTIIKKKHSILDFFQRL
- a CDS encoding 5'-3' exonuclease family protein (5'-3' exonuclease family protein; FUNCTIONS IN: DNA binding, catalytic activity, nuclease activity; INVOLVED IN: DNA repair; LOCATED IN: cellular_component unknown; EXPRESSED IN: 22 plant structures; EXPRESSED DURING: 14 growth stages; CONTAINS InterPro DOMAIN/s: XPG conserved site (InterPro:IPR019974), XPG N-terminal (InterPro:IPR006085), DNA repair protein (XPGC)/yeast Rad (InterPro:IPR006084), 5'-3' exonuclease, C-terminal subdomain (InterPro:IPR020045), Helix-hairpin-helix motif, class 2 (InterPro:IPR008918), XPG/RAD2 endonuclease (InterPro:IPR006086); BEST Arabidopsis thaliana protein match is: 5'-3' exonuclease family protein (TAIR:AT1G29630.2); Has 2134 Blast hits to 2045 proteins in 397 species: Archae - 265; Bacteria - 69; Metazoa - 518; Fungi - 574; Plants - 189; Viruses - 16; Other Eukaryotes - 503 (source: NCBI BLink).); this translates as MGIKDLLRFMKPYILPIHIQKYAGKRVGIDAYSWLHKGAYSCSMELCLDTDGKKKLRYIDYFMHRVNLLQHYEIIPVVVLDGGNMPCKAATGDERHRKRKANFDAAMVKLKEGNVAAATELFQRAVSVTSSMAHQLIQVLKSENVEFIVAPYEADAQLAYLSSLELEQGGIAAVITEDSDLLAYGCKAVIFKMDRYGKGEELVLDNVFQAVDQKPSFQNFDQELFTAMCVLAGCDFLPSVPGVGISRAHAFISKYQSVELVLSFLKTKKGKLVPDDYSSSFTEAVSVFQHARVYDFDAKKLKHLKPLSHNLLNLPVEQLEFLGPDLSPSVAVAIAEGNVDPITMKAFNHFSVSRKPLKTPVRSFKEQEKGSSFLVCSLSKSEEIIELKRTADEAMIDPEAIVKKKMYSKQDSDLYKLLAQPNRDQVVTRPSNPSLIPDNNPFKIRKTDEINLEIAEYGVQELADSFVTKSKAVDVASSSPNSHEHEDQKECVTIDLSKLDAAGIKQDSEKNRVKETFETTEVDLAEVQDHVNMTTKRVRGTKPRTENFKVKTSCKSSENNKTIIKKKHSILDFFQRL